In Cyanobium sp. ATX 6F1, the following proteins share a genomic window:
- a CDS encoding HAD family hydrolase — protein sequence MDLGPVRAVLFDKDGTLSHSEPLLVELGAARIEAALERVSMERQSPLRDLLQRAYGLNDGAIDPAGTTAVASRAHNLISTATAFCQVGLGWAEALSHSEAVFALSDTLHVHGSRPAGAPTAGLESLLTSLQAAGVRCGVISNDERSGIEHFLGCHGLQDCFQSIWSAEHRPCKPDPAAVHGLCTELGVAPSDCALIGDADSDLLMAALAGVPLVIGFQGGWSSRPSLSAPHLPLERWSELTVTSVY from the coding sequence GTGGATCTAGGTCCAGTGCGAGCTGTGCTGTTCGACAAGGACGGCACCCTCAGCCATAGCGAGCCACTGCTGGTGGAGTTGGGAGCGGCCCGGATTGAGGCGGCCCTGGAACGGGTGTCGATGGAGCGCCAGAGCCCGTTGCGAGATCTCCTGCAGCGCGCCTACGGTCTCAACGATGGCGCGATCGATCCGGCCGGCACAACGGCGGTGGCGTCCAGGGCCCACAATCTGATCTCCACCGCCACGGCCTTCTGCCAGGTGGGCCTGGGCTGGGCGGAGGCTCTCTCCCACAGCGAAGCGGTGTTCGCCCTCAGTGACACCCTGCACGTCCATGGTTCCCGACCCGCCGGCGCCCCCACGGCTGGTTTGGAAAGCCTGTTGACCAGCCTGCAAGCGGCCGGTGTGCGCTGCGGAGTGATCAGCAACGACGAGCGCTCAGGCATTGAGCATTTCCTCGGGTGCCACGGCCTGCAGGATTGTTTCCAGTCGATCTGGAGCGCCGAGCACCGCCCTTGCAAGCCAGATCCAGCGGCCGTTCACGGACTCTGCACCGAACTGGGTGTCGCCCCCTCCGACTGCGCCCTGATCGGCGATGCGGACAGTGATCTGTTGATGGCCGCCCTGGCGGGTGTGCCCCTGGTGATCGGCTTTCAAGGCGGCTGGAGCAGCCGCCCATCCCTGAGCGCCCCGCA